Proteins co-encoded in one Mastacembelus armatus chromosome 24, fMasArm1.2, whole genome shotgun sequence genomic window:
- the LOC113137594 gene encoding dihydropyrimidinase-related protein 5-like has protein sequence MGSMRILIKGGKVVNDDFTQEADVYIENGIIQQVGKELMIPGGAKVIDASGKLVLPGGIDTCVHLQQSFMNASIQDDFYSGTKAALMGGTTMVMALVLPEQHCSLLDAYENCRALADAKACCDYALHVGVTWWGPKVCSEMETLVREHGVNSFQMFMAYKDMMMLRDSELYQTLQTCKDIGAIARVHAENGELVAEGAKEALDLGIAGPEGIEISRPEELESEATHRAVTIANRARCPIYLVNVSSMSAGDMIAAAKIQGKVVHAETTVAHAVLTGMQYYHQDWAHAAAHVIVPPLRLDPNTPSYLMGLLGNDTLSVVASEHRPFSTKQRALGKEDFTKIPHGVAGVQDRMSVIWERGVVTGKMDENRFVAVTSSNAAKIYNLYPRKGRIIPGADADVVVWDPDATRTISVSTQVQGGDFNLYEGMRCHGVPLVTISRGRLVCENGVFMCAEGSGKFYPQRTFPDYLYKKMVQREKTQAYKGVVRDPYSGDVAKVANTMKKELGLGQVDGETSSKPCARVHQGVRDLHESSFSLSGSQVDDHIPKRSSARILAPPGGRSSGIW, from the exons ATGGGGTCCATGCGTATCCTCATCAAGGGAGGGAAAGTGGTTAATGATGACTTCACCCAAGAAGCAGATGTCTACATTGAGAATGGCATCATTCAGCAG GTTGGAAAGGAACTGATGATACCAGGTGGGGCTAAAGTGATTGATGCCTCTGGAAAGCTGGTGTTGCCAGGTGGAATAGACACTTGTGTGCATCTGCAGCAAAGCTTCATGAATGCCAGCATCCAGGATGACTTCTACAGTGGGACAAAG GCGGCTTTGATGGGTGGTACCACCATGGTGATGGCTCTGGTGCTGCCTGAACAGCACTGCTCCCTGCTGGATGCCTATGAGAATTGCCGAGCTCTGGCTGACGCCAAGGCGTGCTGCGACTATGCTCTGCACGTTGGGGTGACCTGGTGGGGACCAAAG GTGTGTAGTGAGATGGAGACCTTGGTGAGGGAGCATGGGGTGAACTCCTTCCAGATGTTCATGGCCTACAAAGACATGATGATGCTGAGGGATTCAGAGCTGTACCAGACGCTGCAGACTTGTAAGGATATTGGGGCCATCGCACGTGTCCATGCAGAGAATGGAGAACTGGTGGCAGAG ggTGCCAAAGAGGCTCTGGATTTGGGCATTGCTGGACCAGAGGGTATTGAGATCAGTCGGCCAGAAGAG TTGGAGTCTGAGGCAACTCACAGAGCTGTCACCATTGCCAACAGG GCCCGCTGCCCAATCTACCTGGTGAATGTGTCCAGTATGTCTGCTGGAGACATGATTGCTGCTGCTAAGATTCAAG GTAAGGTGGTCCATGCAGAGACCACAGTGGCTCATGCAGTGCTGACTGGGATGCAGTATTACCACCAGGATTGGGCTCATGCTGCTGCCCATGTCATTGTCCCTCCTCTCCGCCTCGACCCCAACACACCAAGTTACCTCATGGGCCTGCTGGGCAA TGATACTCTGAGCGTTGTGGCATCAGAGCACCGTCCATTTAGCACCAAACAAAGGGCTTTGGGCAAAGAGGACTTCACAAAGATCCCTCATGGAGTTGCTGGCGTCCAGGATAGAATGAGTGTCATTTGGGAGAGAGGAGTG GTTACAGGAAAGATGGATGAAAATCGTTTTGTGGCAGTGACAAGCTCCAATGCTGCGAAGATCTACAACCTGTACCCACGCAAAGGTCGTATTATCCCTGGGGCTGACGCTGATGTCGTGGTCTGGGATCCAGATGCAACGAG GACAATCTCTGTGAGCACTCAGGTGCAGGGCGGAGACTTCAATCTCTATGAGGGGATGCGATGCCATGGTGTTCCTCTGGTCACCATCAGCCGAGGACGTTTGGTGTGTGAGaatggtgtgtttatgtgcgcCGAAGGATCTGGAAAGTTCTACCCACAACGTACTTTCCCTGACTATCTCTATAAGAAGAtggtacagagagaaaag actcAGGCTTATAAAGGGGTTGTCAGAGATCCATACTCTGGTGATGTGGCCAAGGTGGCAAACACTATGAAGAAAGAGCTTGGTTTGGGCCAAGTAGATGGAGAAACGTCAAGCAAACCCTGTGCTCGAGTGCACCAGGGGGTCCGAGATCTCCATGAGTCCTCCTTTAGCCTTTCAG GGTCTCAGGTTGATGACCACATCCCGAAGAGATCCTCAGCTCGGATCTTGGCCCCACCTGGTGGCCGCTCCAGTGGTATTTGGTAA